GAAGAGGTAGCCCAGGTAATCGGCTTGGAAGGCCGTCTTGATGACAAACCCAAGCACTATAGTGGTGGAATGAAGCGTAGGCTCAATATTGGTTGTGCCTTGATGCATCGACCGAGCCTGATCATCATGGATGAACCGACGGTTGGCATCGATCCCCAGTCACGTTCTTTCATCCTCAGTTTTGTCAAACAACTTGCCAGGGAAGGCAGTACCATTATCTACACCTCTCACTATATTGAGGAAGTGGAAGCGGTAGCCTCACGTATATATATCATGGACAGTGGCCATATGATTGCCCAAGGTACGCTCCCAGAGCTAATTGCTCGAATCCAGGGAGATCATTTCATAGAGGTTGAGGTTCGCATTGCTAGCGAGGAGAAGAAGCAGCAGCTCTTACGTTTGCCTGATATAAAAGAGGTAGCTCTGGAGGGATCTCGCTACAGGATAGTAGTGCCAGGTGGCATTCCTGTACTGGACAAGGTTGTCATGATCCTCAGTGAGCAGGGCCTGGTAACCATAAACACCAAGCAACCCAATCTTGAGGATGTCTTCTTGACGCTAACAGGCAAGCAACTTCGTGACGAGGTCCAGTCATGATTGCCTTCCAATTGAAACGCAGCAGCAGAGATCTAGTAGGTCATGCCGTCCTGATCCTCTTCCCCCTGATACTGATTTTCTTTTTCGACTACCTCTATAAGAATATCAGCATCGAGACCGGGATGGGAATGGGTGGGCAGTCGCGTATAACGGCATTGGCAATTGGGTTTGCCTTGACCTTCCAGATCTACGGATCGGCTATTAGTTTTGAAACACTGGCTGAGGATCTCTACTCTCCTATGCATGATAGAATTTTCTCTTCACCTGTTGAGATACGTTCTATTATTCTCTCCATTCTTGTTAGTTCAACGGTGGTGAGTTTCCTGCAGACTTCCATTCTGCTTGTATTCTCCAGCATCATTCTTGGGGCTATATTCCCCTCGCTTCCTCTTGTCTTACTGGTGTTATTGATTTCGGTTGTCTTCAACCAACTCTTTGGTACAGTGCTGTTGTTGCTTACCGGTGGGGTCAAGACTGCGAATATGGTTACCACCATCTATGGCTCGATTGTGCCGATGACTGTCGGGCTCTATTTCCCGCTTCCCCAGACTGAGTTCTTCCGTATCCTCCGGTTATATGGAACCCCGATGGGTTTGGCAAATACTGCAAGTTTGGCAGTTATGGAGGGGCAGCATAAGCTCTTTCTTATCTGCTTGGCTGTATTGGTTATCCTGATAATATTGTTGTTTTTCTGTCTCGGACCTTTGGTAAGGAGGATAAGCAGATGAGTATTTTTACCTTCGCCCTCAGGGAGAACCTTCGTCAGAAATTAACACTTCCTTTGCTGTTGCTCTTCCCTCTGGTCCTCCTTCTGGTCCCCAGTATGCCAGGTTCCTTGCCGATGGCTTTCAGTCTTTTTGGGTTGCTCAACTTCTACTCAGCGTTCCTCTTGGTACGTACCGTTGCTGAAGACAGGATGCGGGGAGTGCTGGTGAGAATTGCTTCTTCTCCCATCAGTCATGCACACTATCTTACCAGTCATCTAGCAGCCGGGTCTCTGTTGCTGATCCTTCAGAGCTTGGTCCTGCTTGTTGCATCCTTCATAGTGCACGGGAGCGGTACAACCAACTACCTGTTGCTTTTTATTCTCTATTGTTCTTACAGCGTTATGACCCTCTCATTCTCTTTGGCTTGGAATACCATGTTTCGCTCCTATACTACGAGCTTTGCCCTCTTCAGTGGTGTAGGTTCCATTCTCTGCCTTGTCAGTGGACTTACGTTTCCTCTTCGATTCCTTCCTCCTGCCATGCAACGAATGGTCCGGGTACTGCCTACCTATTGGCTTGCCCATGGCCTAGAGGCCCTCTATGAGCAAGCGGGTGCTTCTCTGCTGCTCGCTGTTGTGATACTCTTGATATTTGCAGGGATATTTCTCTTGGTAGGAAGTAGAAGGAGGCTGTAGGGTCTGGTGGATAGAAGTATAAGCATAGAGAGCAAGAACCTCTTTCGGATTGTCCTAGGTGTGTTGCTTTCTCTTGTGTTCTTCCTGCGTTATCGCACGATGGATCCCCCATTGCTTCTGGTCTTCCTCTTGGTAGTCTTCTCGTTGATGCTTCGCTGGCGATTTTCGTTTTCTTCTGCGTGGATGCTCATTGATGCTTCTTTATTGACGATGCTTTCTCTCTCCTTTCCTGAGGCAACACTCTTGCTCTCTCTCTATCTTTTCTATTTTGCATCACATAGGAATTTGCTTTTCTGTATTCCCTTTGCTGTATATTTGGTAATTGTGCTTCAGGGACTTGAGATGCTTGTCCCGCTCTTTTCACTGTTGCTGGGAGCCCTCGTGGGAGTCTGGGAACTGGAGCGGATGCAACTGATAAAAGAAGCTGACGAGTATCGGATGAGAGCCCACCATCTGGAAGCAGAGACTGAGCACCTACTCTTGGATTATGCCGATGCCCAGTATCTCTCCCGTCTTCAGGAGCGGGAGCAAATTGCCCAGATCCTGCATGACAGCTTGGGGCATGAGTTGACTGCAGCCCACCTGAGTGTTAAAGCCCTCGATATGCTCCTTGAGCGGGGTGATGTTGAGAAGGCTAAAGTGAGCCAAGAGAAGATTGAGCAGCGACTCTCCTCTGCATTGGCGCAACTCAAGCTTGCGGTCAGGCAACTGGAACCGGATGAAAAGCAAGTAGAGCGATCCATTGCCAGGCTCTTTGAGGAGTTTGTCTACCCAGTCCAGTATACGATTCGTGGGGATGTTGCGCTCGTTCCTCCCGCTTTGCAACAGATACTGCATTCTGCGATCAAGGAAGCGCTTACCAATGTAGCAAAGCATGCAAATCCTACGAAGGTTTCTGCTTCCCTCGATGTCAATGCAACCTTGGTGCAACTGGCTATGGAGAATGATGGGATTATGGCACAGAAGAGCTCAAGTACAGGAAATGGCCTACGCTATTTGAGACGGAGGGTGGAACGCCTGGGAGGAAGTATGTCGATTCAAAAAGGAGAACAGTTCAAGTTGCTGATATCCATTCCGGTCAGGGGAGAGATGGGGTTATGAGAATTCTGTTGGTCGATGATGATGCATTGGTACTGGAGAGCTTGGAGATTTTGCTCTCTGGTGATGCCCAGCTGCAGATTGTTGGAGCCCTTTCCCATGGGGCAGAAGCACTCTCCTTCCTTGAGCATACTCAGGTTGATGTAATCTTACTTGATATCCAGATGCCGGTAATGGATGGTATCGAGGCAGCCCAGAGGATCCGAAGCAAGTACCCAAAGGTCAAGATATTGATGCTTACCACCTTTGCAGATTATCGGACGCTTCACCGATGTCTGGAAGCCGGTGCCAGTGGGTTTCTCCTAAAGAGTGATGATACAGAGAAGCAGATCATGACGATCAAGGCAGTATATCAGGGGTTGCCTGTGATCAGCGAGCAGGCTCTCAAGCAGTTTTCAGAGCAACAGATGTTCTCCTCTCTCAGTAATCGGGAGAACGAGGTGCTCTTGCAAGTTGCCCAAGGGCTTAGCAACAAGGAAATTGCCGATAGGCTCTGTTTAAGTGAGGGGACAGTTCGAAACTGTATATCAGTGATGTTGGAGAAGTTGGGATTGCGTGACCGTACCCAACTTGCCATCTCTTATTGGCAACAAAAGAGCGAGGGGAGGTAAGATGCGCGATATCATTATCTTGGTTGCTGTCTATCTGGTGGCAGCGGTCTTAGCGATTGTGGGGATTCTTGGGCTTCTCAAGCATCATACACCAGCCACAAAGAAACCTATCCAGGAAAAGGTATCCAGTGAAGATATGCTCTATGGATGGGGGAAAGAGGAAGAGGAAAAGCGAAGATGAATACATTATTTCTCCTGGGAGATTCCACTTGTGCCCCCAAGGAGGATGACAAACGTCCTGAAACTGGGTGGGGAATGTACATTGAGAGCTATATCGATTTTTCCTGGGGTGTGACCAATCTTGCCCTGAATGGACGGAGTACCAAGTCCTTCCTTGAGGAAGGAGTCTTTGACCGATGCCTTGGAATGTTGGAATCGGGTGATTTTGTATTCATCCAGTTTGGTCATAATGACAGCAAGAAGGACAAGGAACGATACACCGAGCCTTGGTCCACCTTTCAGGGTAATCTTGCCTGTATGGCTGAGTCGGTGCTCTCAAAGCATGCAACTCCCGTCTTCCTTACCCCTATTGCTCGAAGAAGGTTCCTACCAGATGGTAGCCTTGAGCACACCCATGGGGAGTACCCACATGCGATGCTCTCCCTCTGCCAGGCAAGGGGCTATGCCTGTATTGATATGCATAAGACAACATTCTCCCTGCTTGAGCAGATGGGTGACGAAGATTCCAAGGAGTTGTTTCTCCACCTCAAGGCAGGCGAGCATCCAAACTATCCGGAGGGTGTCGCTGACGATACCCATC
The sequence above is drawn from the uncultured Sphaerochaeta sp. genome and encodes:
- a CDS encoding ABC transporter ATP-binding protein, which translates into the protein MLLQVDEVIKRFGSTLALDCCSMQVEEGEVVGLLGPNGAGKTTCIRSIIGLIPIDEGSITVFSRNQDGKNREIRRNIGYVTQEITIYEQMSGRDNLAFFASLYGMDKQSIARRIEEVAQVIGLEGRLDDKPKHYSGGMKRRLNIGCALMHRPSLIIMDEPTVGIDPQSRSFILSFVKQLAREGSTIIYTSHYIEEVEAVASRIYIMDSGHMIAQGTLPELIARIQGDHFIEVEVRIASEEKKQQLLRLPDIKEVALEGSRYRIVVPGGIPVLDKVVMILSEQGLVTINTKQPNLEDVFLTLTGKQLRDEVQS
- a CDS encoding ABC transporter permease yields the protein MSIFTFALRENLRQKLTLPLLLLFPLVLLLVPSMPGSLPMAFSLFGLLNFYSAFLLVRTVAEDRMRGVLVRIASSPISHAHYLTSHLAAGSLLLILQSLVLLVASFIVHGSGTTNYLLLFILYCSYSVMTLSFSLAWNTMFRSYTTSFALFSGVGSILCLVSGLTFPLRFLPPAMQRMVRVLPTYWLAHGLEALYEQAGASLLLAVVILLIFAGIFLLVGSRRRL
- a CDS encoding histidine kinase, producing MDRSISIESKNLFRIVLGVLLSLVFFLRYRTMDPPLLLVFLLVVFSLMLRWRFSFSSAWMLIDASLLTMLSLSFPEATLLLSLYLFYFASHRNLLFCIPFAVYLVIVLQGLEMLVPLFSLLLGALVGVWELERMQLIKEADEYRMRAHHLEAETEHLLLDYADAQYLSRLQEREQIAQILHDSLGHELTAAHLSVKALDMLLERGDVEKAKVSQEKIEQRLSSALAQLKLAVRQLEPDEKQVERSIARLFEEFVYPVQYTIRGDVALVPPALQQILHSAIKEALTNVAKHANPTKVSASLDVNATLVQLAMENDGIMAQKSSSTGNGLRYLRRRVERLGGSMSIQKGEQFKLLISIPVRGEMGL
- a CDS encoding response regulator transcription factor, which produces MRILLVDDDALVLESLEILLSGDAQLQIVGALSHGAEALSFLEHTQVDVILLDIQMPVMDGIEAAQRIRSKYPKVKILMLTTFADYRTLHRCLEAGASGFLLKSDDTEKQIMTIKAVYQGLPVISEQALKQFSEQQMFSSLSNRENEVLLQVAQGLSNKEIADRLCLSEGTVRNCISVMLEKLGLRDRTQLAISYWQQKSEGR
- a CDS encoding rhamnogalacturonan acetylesterase, with translation MNTLFLLGDSTCAPKEDDKRPETGWGMYIESYIDFSWGVTNLALNGRSTKSFLEEGVFDRCLGMLESGDFVFIQFGHNDSKKDKERYTEPWSTFQGNLACMAESVLSKHATPVFLTPIARRRFLPDGSLEHTHGEYPHAMLSLCQARGYACIDMHKTTFSLLEQMGDEDSKELFLHLKAGEHPNYPEGVADDTHLNEKGARVVCSLIISLLKEKYPEFPFLGLR